The following are from one region of the Fimbriimonadaceae bacterium genome:
- a CDS encoding helix-turn-helix transcriptional regulator gives MSDAKPKLYADGHPPMWPGQADVSEFTLDQVRAIASSSRSMVFWTFSSRTPLSVAEVGKIIGKSAQSVRYHTNELLKVGLLLVADTRRRHARTEEAYVRSSVKLVTKGPPVSPDYDFERRRGFQALWRRFDRDRTAAFQLEDFDISLQVPHHFWMETARLSPEDLRRFRAEATALVEKYVALDREDGIRASLVTLSVPAFNESAQRFKAATGRKLVLRRLKDEDDED, from the coding sequence ATGAGCGACGCCAAGCCAAAACTCTACGCCGACGGGCACCCTCCGATGTGGCCGGGCCAGGCCGATGTGAGTGAGTTCACCCTAGACCAAGTGCGGGCCATTGCTTCCAGCAGTCGGTCGATGGTGTTCTGGACGTTTAGCTCCCGGACACCTCTCTCGGTGGCCGAGGTCGGCAAGATCATCGGCAAGTCGGCCCAATCGGTGCGCTATCACACCAACGAGCTCCTGAAGGTCGGCCTCCTCCTGGTCGCCGACACCCGACGGCGCCACGCCCGCACCGAGGAAGCCTATGTCCGGTCGTCGGTCAAACTCGTCACGAAGGGCCCACCGGTCAGCCCCGACTACGACTTCGAGCGGCGACGGGGGTTCCAGGCCCTGTGGCGGCGGTTTGACCGCGACCGCACCGCGGCCTTCCAGCTGGAAGACTTCGACATCAGTCTGCAGGTCCCCCATCACTTCTGGATGGAGACGGCCCGCCTGTCGCCCGAGGACCTCCGCCGGTTCCGCGCCGAAGCCACGGCCCTGGTGGAAAAGTATGTCGCCCTCGACCGTGAAGACGGCATCCGGGCGTCGCTGGTGACCCTCTCGGTCCCTGCGTTCAACGAATCGGCCCAGAGGTTCAAGGCCGCGACGGGCAGGAAGCTCGTTCTCCGGCGGCTCAAGGACGAGGATGACGAAGACTAG
- a CDS encoding MFS transporter — MSAAAVGAPSPYKHSLAWNLGFSSYWFATSYKWFILLFILLPNRARELGDAANPNSSWSLVLGIGAIVVTLGPPISGRLCETLGGIWGRHGLWLMVGATITAVGTFTVFSATTYVALVVGFLLLQVGDSIATGPYAGMVATTVPSEHRGFASSVLGGLKLFGQIASAVVAIMFSKHPVVIYGAVAGLNVLCAAWTTYTIRHVPHATVDPEHVQTNFFTDWVAPFKNNDFLFVWLNRFVVALAFAMVSAFALNFLKFAVPGYHLFGKDLGKAETAAQAIALTISLAGVLGSVYTARVADRIGRKRLLVVSGAMVFLVLFPVGFIRDFTTIWLLVFGFGLGNGIYAAADWALVSDVLPNVKRAGTDMGVWHSAETIVQLMVAPIGFAIDALNHAQAGTGYVAMCIGSACLFLLSTVFVRNIKGAR; from the coding sequence GTGTCTGCTGCCGCGGTCGGCGCACCCTCGCCGTACAAGCATTCGTTAGCTTGGAACCTGGGCTTTAGCTCGTACTGGTTCGCCACCAGTTACAAGTGGTTCATCCTCCTTTTCATCTTGTTGCCCAACCGGGCCCGCGAGCTCGGCGACGCGGCCAACCCGAACAGCAGTTGGAGCCTGGTCCTGGGGATCGGGGCCATCGTGGTCACCCTCGGGCCGCCGATCTCGGGACGGCTTTGCGAGACGCTTGGCGGCATCTGGGGCCGGCACGGACTTTGGCTCATGGTCGGGGCGACCATCACGGCGGTCGGCACCTTCACCGTGTTCTCCGCGACGACCTACGTCGCCTTGGTCGTCGGGTTCCTCCTCCTCCAAGTCGGTGACTCCATCGCCACCGGCCCTTACGCCGGCATGGTCGCGACGACCGTCCCCAGCGAGCACCGGGGGTTCGCCAGTTCGGTGCTTGGCGGCCTCAAGCTGTTCGGACAGATCGCTTCGGCCGTCGTCGCCATCATGTTTTCCAAACACCCAGTCGTGATCTATGGGGCGGTGGCCGGGCTGAACGTTCTGTGCGCGGCGTGGACCACCTACACCATCCGCCACGTCCCCCACGCGACTGTCGACCCTGAACACGTCCAGACCAACTTCTTCACCGATTGGGTCGCCCCGTTCAAGAACAACGACTTCCTCTTCGTTTGGTTGAACCGGTTCGTCGTCGCCTTGGCCTTCGCGATGGTCAGCGCCTTCGCCCTGAACTTCCTCAAGTTCGCCGTACCGGGCTATCACCTCTTCGGCAAGGACCTTGGCAAGGCCGAGACCGCCGCCCAAGCTATCGCCTTGACAATCTCCCTCGCCGGAGTGCTCGGCTCGGTCTACACCGCCCGGGTCGCCGACCGGATCGGCCGCAAGCGGCTCTTGGTCGTCTCCGGAGCGATGGTGTTCCTTGTGCTCTTCCCGGTCGGGTTCATCCGCGACTTCACCACGATCTGGCTGCTCGTCTTTGGCTTTGGGCTCGGCAACGGCATCTACGCCGCCGCCGACTGGGCCTTGGTCAGCGACGTGTTACCCAACGTCAAACGGGCGGGGACGGACATGGGGGTCTGGCACTCGGCGGAGACGATCGTCCAGCTCATGGTCGCACCCATCGGGTTTGCCATCGACGCCCTCAACCACGCTCAGGCCGGCACCGGCTACGTCGCCATGTGCATCGGCTCGGCATGCCTGTTCCTGTTGTCGACCGTCTTTGTCCGCAATATCAAAGGCGCCCGGTAG
- the dtd gene encoding D-tyrosyl-tRNA(Tyr) deacylase, translated as MRAVVQRVAWARVTVDGQVTGEIGPGLAVLVAAGRASTGQQAKKLADRIVGMRIFSDEAGKMNLSLADLPRVDGPRLLVVSNFTLYGDAWASRRPSFGGAAAYADGERLYEDFLAELDRLGWPAATGVFGGDMRLELLNDGPVTMVVDSP; from the coding sequence GTGAGGGCGGTGGTCCAGCGGGTCGCATGGGCCCGGGTGACGGTGGACGGCCAGGTGACCGGCGAGATCGGGCCCGGTCTGGCGGTCTTGGTCGCGGCAGGGAGGGCATCGACCGGGCAGCAGGCCAAGAAGTTGGCCGACCGGATCGTCGGCATGCGCATCTTTAGCGACGAAGCAGGGAAGATGAACCTTTCCCTTGCCGACCTCCCCCGGGTCGATGGGCCTCGGCTGCTCGTGGTCAGCAACTTCACTCTGTACGGCGACGCCTGGGCGTCGCGGCGGCCCAGCTTTGGGGGCGCTGCCGCCTATGCCGACGGTGAGAGGCTCTACGAGGACTTTCTGGCCGAACTTGACCGGCTGGGTTGGCCGGCCGCCACCGGTGTCTTTGGCGGTGACATGAGGCTTGAGCTTCTCAACGACGGCCCCGTGACTATGGTGGTGGACAGCCCCTAG
- a CDS encoding aspartate ammonia-lyase: MSTRVERDSLGDVLVPSDAYWGSQAERSRGLFQISGLTEHPRMVDAYVLLKKACAQANTDLGLLDGDQGRALVQAADEVLGGQYRDQFPVDVFHMGAGTSFNMNVNEVLANRAEQILGGNLGEYKLVNPNDHANYGQSTNDTFPTAMRIMARLLLDPLFHQVDRLADALAAKGVEFDNVLKSGRTHLQDAVPVRLGQEFTAYAVSVRRCRRWLENAAEELEELGIGGSAAGTGLNTHPEYRFKVVANLREYTGNDWRNSPDMREAMQSQMCMGALAAGLRLLCLELTRITNDLRLLCSGPLTGLAEIVLPPVQPGSSIMPGKVNPSMAENLNIVLFQVLGQCQTLDYCVQAGQLELNVMMPGMAFAAQFALKILANTLDTFTDNCVVGITANVETCRHYAETSPSLATALNPLIGYKAAADVVKTALKEKKPIPQVVREKGLVDEETLGKALDPALLTEPGIPGS, translated from the coding sequence ATGTCCACCCGCGTCGAACGTGACTCACTTGGTGACGTCCTTGTCCCCTCGGACGCCTATTGGGGAAGTCAGGCGGAGAGGAGCCGCGGTCTCTTCCAGATCAGCGGCTTGACCGAGCACCCCCGCATGGTCGACGCCTACGTTTTGCTGAAGAAGGCCTGTGCGCAGGCGAACACCGACCTTGGCCTTCTGGACGGTGACCAAGGCCGGGCCTTGGTCCAGGCGGCCGACGAGGTCCTCGGGGGCCAGTACCGCGACCAGTTCCCGGTCGACGTCTTCCACATGGGGGCGGGCACGAGTTTCAACATGAACGTCAACGAGGTGTTGGCGAACCGGGCCGAGCAGATTCTCGGAGGCAACCTCGGCGAGTACAAGCTGGTCAACCCCAACGACCACGCCAACTATGGGCAGAGCACCAACGACACGTTCCCGACCGCGATGCGGATCATGGCGCGGCTGTTGCTCGACCCGCTGTTCCACCAGGTGGACCGCCTCGCCGACGCCCTGGCCGCCAAGGGGGTCGAGTTTGACAACGTCCTGAAGAGCGGGCGCACCCACCTCCAGGACGCGGTGCCCGTCCGTCTCGGTCAAGAGTTCACCGCCTACGCGGTGAGCGTCCGCCGTTGTCGCCGGTGGCTGGAGAACGCCGCCGAAGAACTGGAAGAGTTGGGGATCGGCGGGAGTGCCGCAGGCACCGGGCTCAACACCCACCCCGAGTACCGCTTCAAGGTCGTGGCCAACCTGCGCGAGTACACCGGCAATGATTGGCGCAACAGCCCCGACATGCGCGAGGCGATGCAGAGCCAGATGTGCATGGGAGCCCTCGCCGCCGGCCTCCGCCTCTTGTGCCTGGAACTCACCCGGATCACCAACGACCTGCGGTTGCTGTGTTCTGGCCCACTCACCGGCCTGGCCGAGATCGTGCTGCCACCGGTCCAGCCGGGCAGCAGCATCATGCCGGGCAAGGTCAACCCGAGCATGGCGGAGAACCTCAACATCGTCTTGTTCCAGGTGCTCGGGCAGTGCCAGACCCTGGACTACTGCGTGCAGGCCGGCCAACTTGAGCTGAACGTGATGATGCCGGGGATGGCGTTTGCCGCCCAGTTTGCCCTCAAGATCTTGGCCAACACGCTGGACACCTTCACCGACAACTGCGTGGTCGGCATCACCGCCAACGTGGAGACGTGCCGCCATTACGCGGAGACTTCTCCCAGCCTGGCGACGGCCCTAAACCCCCTGATCGGATACAAGGCTGCCGCCGACGTCGTGAAGACCGCGCTCAAGGAGAAGAAACCGATCCCTCAGGTCGTCCGCGAGAAGGGGTTGGTCGACGAGGAGACCTTGGGCAAAGCCCTTGACCCGGCCTTGCTCACCGAGCCGGGTATTCCGGGCTCCTAG
- a CDS encoding sugar phosphate isomerase/epimerase, with protein sequence MELTRRTLLAGAASTGLGMTPVAKALLFADPYAPFRMGIQSYSLRAYPLAQALKETKALGLSTWEAYPAHVPATGDPAKLAALIKAHREAGVRLWAWGVVAFDGDEVACRAQFEFAKRMGVRVISADPAPASFVVLDRLVKEYDIRIAIHNHGPGSRYSTLDQLTKAIDGHDRRIGVCIDTGHALRSKQDPVEWAKTLGKRVHGVHLKDVKDATRFTILGEGDLRLNDFLTELRRNQFDQLMSLEYEEKPEDPRADIAACLDATRRAVKATGRL encoded by the coding sequence GTGGAACTGACCCGACGCACCCTTTTAGCCGGAGCAGCCTCGACAGGGCTGGGCATGACACCCGTCGCCAAGGCCCTGCTCTTCGCCGACCCCTATGCGCCGTTCCGGATGGGGATCCAAAGCTACAGCCTGCGCGCCTACCCCCTCGCCCAGGCGCTGAAGGAGACTAAGGCGTTGGGCCTCTCGACGTGGGAGGCGTATCCCGCCCATGTGCCTGCCACCGGCGACCCCGCGAAGCTGGCGGCCTTGATCAAGGCGCACCGAGAGGCTGGGGTCAGGTTGTGGGCTTGGGGCGTCGTCGCCTTTGACGGGGACGAAGTCGCGTGCCGGGCCCAGTTCGAGTTTGCCAAGCGCATGGGGGTAAGGGTCATCAGCGCCGACCCTGCGCCGGCGAGTTTCGTGGTCCTCGACCGCCTTGTGAAGGAGTACGACATCAGAATCGCGATCCACAACCACGGGCCGGGCTCACGATATTCGACCCTCGACCAACTGACGAAGGCGATCGACGGTCACGACCGGCGGATCGGTGTCTGCATCGACACGGGACACGCCCTGCGGAGCAAGCAAGACCCGGTGGAGTGGGCCAAGACACTGGGCAAGCGCGTCCACGGCGTCCACCTCAAAGACGTGAAGGACGCCACCCGGTTCACGATCCTGGGCGAGGGTGACCTGCGCCTGAACGACTTCCTGACCGAACTCCGCCGTAACCAGTTCGACCAATTGATGTCGCTGGAGTACGAAGAGAAGCCCGAAGACCCGCGTGCCGATATCGCGGCCTGCCTAGACGCGACGCGGCGGGCAGTGAAGGCTACCGGGCGCCTTTGA